The Anopheles merus strain MAF chromosome 2L, AmerM5.1, whole genome shotgun sequence genome has a segment encoding these proteins:
- the LOC121592514 gene encoding vacuolar protein sorting-associated protein 51 homolog produces the protein MGEKSSNPYDMDGSSFDADRYLQKLLKECSLKQIMDTEATIVRQTQTLHSDMQTLVYENYNKFISATDTIRRMKTDFKSMETEMNLLMANMNSITEFSERITDTLQETRSQLTRLSGKHQLLKKLQFLSSLPAKLKTLIEEENYQQAVQEYSHAQKVLQQYGQQPSFQGIQEDCIKILDELKERLKGEFRQTGKSAQSLTEIGELLLQLGERPSSLAKEMLECASKRLHEQIVVLQDQTDRDMIEFIDLGIEGFLKDLTLVISSYSDMFLTKHLEQEADDFEQTARIDLNAFVNRNVDEYLALVQDRAELEIGHGDSQIILRGLDRLHRRMTAMRTLCHAVDMSKSGIDIIVNAAQQLCQTHMRSLKDHFADSLSSVRLALVSSANTAPAGTAATSSSSQSGAAGGQGSASGHTTTPLRELISNLYISTIEKVKGLMQDLLIFLQPEWSFNLKGDPKGVQCIEGIRENLLVAFLRHFCTTVNGYGTVSSTAPPTLLLVLSKVCLEMDRAGVHALTSLVDELYNLDAERSGTLVHESELCTEMRDSAQLLLDSYVRLQGLHLSQMLRKSVETRDWLNCLEPRSVRAVMKRVVEEISAIEAVLGELYDSSVTQHGGSRTTASSDSSRKTHFSIAASKQSQFRSTWSTYTPQSQLDSSFVSNMQRLFSEKIEIFAPVEFSKVSIITGIIKICLKTLLECVRLRTFSRYGLQQIQVDAHYLQMNLWRFVSDENLIHVLLDEILGSAVLRCLEPILMEPNAVEIICERN, from the exons ATGGGAGAGAAATCAAGCAATCCGTACGATATGGACGGTTCGTCCTTCGATGCGGATCGTTATCTGCAGAAACTCCTCAAG GAATGTTCGCTAAAGCAAATCATGGACACCGAGGCAACGATCGTGCGCCAAACGCAAACACTCCACAGCGACATGCAAACGCTCGTGTACGAAAACTACAACAAATTCATTTCGGCCACCGACACCATCCGCAGGATGAAAACTGACTTCAAGTCGATGGAAACGGAAATGAACCTGCTGATGGCAAACATGAACTCGATCACCGAGTTTAGTGAGCGCATTACGGACACGCTGCAGGAAACGCGCTCCCAGCTGACGCGTCTGTCCGGCAAGCACCAGCTGCTGAAGAAGCTACAGTTTCTTTCCTCCCTGCCGGCGAAGCTGAAGACGCTAATCGAGGAGGAGAATTACCAGCAGGCGGTACAGGAGTACTCGCACGCCCAGAAAGTGCTGCAACAGTACGGCCAGCAGCCGTCTTTCCAGGGCATACAGGAGGACTGCATAAAGATACTGGACGAGCTGAAGGAACGGCTGAAGGGCGAGTTCCGCCAGACGGGCAAATCGGCCCAATCGCTCACGGAAATCGGTGAACTGTTGCTTCAGCTCGGCGAACGCCCGTCGTCCCTCGCGAAGGAGATGCTCGAGTGTGCCTCGAAGCGACTGCACGAACAGATTGTCGTGCTGCAGGATCAAACCGATCGCGATATGATCGAGTTCATTGACCTGGGCATCGAGGGATTCCTGAAAGATCTGACGCTGGTAATTAGCTCGTACAGTGACATGTTTCTCACCAAGCATCTCGAGCAGGAGGCGGACGACTTTGAGCAGACGGCCCGAATCGATCTGAACGCGTTCGTGAACCGCAACGTGGACGAGTATCTGGCGCTGGTACAGGACCGGGCCGAGCTGGAGATTGGCCACGGCGACTCGCAGATCATACTGCGCGGGCTGGACCGACTGCATCGTCGAATGACCGCCATGCGAACGCTCTGCCATGCGGTGGACATGAGCAAGTCGGGCATTGACATCATCGTGAACGCGGCGCAACAGCTCTGCCAAACGCACATGCGCTCGCTGAAGGACCATTTCGCGGACAGTCTCAGCTCGGTACGGTTGGCGCTGGTGAGCTCAGCCAATACAGCCCCAGCGGGTACTGCCGCtacttcctcctcctcccagTCAGGGGCAGCCGGTGGACAGGGTAGTGCCAGTGGCCACACTACCACACCGTTGCGCGAGCTCATCTCGAACCTGTACATCTCCACCATCGAGAAGGTGAAGGGCCTGATGCAGGATTTGCTCATCTTCCTGCAGCCCGAATGGTCCTTCAACCTGAAAGGCGACCCCAAGGGCGTCCAGTGCATTGAGGGCATCCGGGAGAATCTGCTCGTCGCGTTCCTGCGCCACTTTTGCACCACGGTCAATGGGTACGGGACCGTTAGTTCCACCGCTCCACCGACCCTGCTGCTCgtgctgtcgaaggtttgccTGGAGATGGATCGGGCCGGTGTGCACGCGCTTACCTCGCTGGTAGACGAGCTGTACAACCTGGATGCGGAGCGTAGCGGCACACTCGTGCACGAATCGGAACTCTGCACGGAGATGCGCGATTCCGCCCAGCTGCTGCTCGACTCGTACGTACGTCTGCAGGGTCTGCATCTGTCGCAGATGCTGCGCAAAAGTGTGGAAACGCGCGACTGGCTTAACTGTCTCGAGCCGCGCTCGGTGCGGGCCGTCATGAAGCGCGTGGTGGAGGAAATATCCGCCATCGAGGCCGTGCTCGGCGAGCTGTACGATAGCAGCGTGACGCAGCACGGCGGATCGCGTACGACGGCGAGCAGCGATTCGAGCCGCAAGACGCACTTCAGCATTGCCGCCTCGAAGCAGTCCCAGTTCCGGTCGACCTGGTCGACGTACACGCCGCAGTCGCAGCTGGACAGCAGCTTTGTGTCGAACATGCAGCGGCTGTTTTCGGAAAAGATCGAAATCTTTGCCCCGGTCGAGTTCTCAAAGGTTTCCATCATTACCGGCATCATCAAGATCTGTCTGAAGACGCTGCTCGAGTGCGTGCGGTTGCGCACGTTCAGCCGGTACGGGCTGCAGCAGATACAGGTCGATGCGCACTACCTGCAGATGAACCTGTGGCGGTTCGTGAGCGACGAAAA TCTGATTCATGTCCTGCTCGATGAAATCCTTGGCTCGGCCGTGCTGCGCTGCCTGGAACCCATCCTGATGGAACCAAACGCGGTGGAAATTATCTGCGAACGAAACTAA